The Stomoxys calcitrans chromosome 3, idStoCalc2.1, whole genome shotgun sequence genome includes a region encoding these proteins:
- the LOC131996261 gene encoding histone H1-like codes for MSDAAVVEATASPVAAVEKKAPKKAAAKAKKPSAAPSHPPTQQMVDAAIKTLKERGGSSLPAIKKYLASTYKVDAVKLAPFIKKYLKSAVASGKLIQTKGKGASGSFKLSPSASKEPKAKSAEKKKKAPAGDKKKKAAAPKKAAGEKKAAAKKPSAAKKTAEKKKTEKAKAKTAKKTGTVKAKPAKTAAKASATKPKAPKAKTTAAKPKKAAAAKKPAAKKTA; via the coding sequence atgtctgacgccgccgttgttgaagccaccgcatctccagtcgccgctgttgagaaaaaggcacctaagaaagccgctgccaaggcaaagaaaccctctgctgccccaagccatccaccaacccaacaaatggtcgatgctgccatcaaaacattgaaagaacgtggtggttcctcattgcctgccatcaagaaatacttggccagcacatacaaagttgatgctgtaaaattggccccattcatcaagaagtacttgaagagcgctgttgctagtggaaaattgatccaaactaaaggtaagggtgcctccggttcattcaaattgtccccatctgcctcgaaggaacctaaagcaaagagcgctgaaaagaagaagaaggccccagccggtgataagaaaaagaaggcagcagcacccaaaaaggcagccggtgaaaagaaagccgctgcaaagaagccttccgctgctaaaaagaccgccgagaagaagaagaccgaaaaggccaaggctaaaactgccaaaaagacaggtacagttaaagctaaacccgcaaaaacagccgccaaagcatcagccactaaaccaaaggcacccaaggcaaaaaccaccgctgccaagcccaaaaaggctgccgcagcaaagaagccagctgccaagaagaccgcc
- the LOC131995927 gene encoding histone H4-like, translating to MTGRGKGGKGLGKGGAKRHRKVLRDNIQGITKPAIRRLARRGGVNRISGLIYEETRGVLKVFLENVIRDAVTYTEHAKRKTVTAMDVVYALKRQGRTLYGFGG from the coding sequence atgactggtcgtggtaaaggtggcaaaggcttgggaaaaggtggcgctaaacgtcatcgtaaagtgttgcgtgataacatccaaggtatcaccaagcctgcaatcagacgtttggctcgtcgtggcggtgtaaaccgtatctctggattgatttacgaagaaacccgtggtgtcctgaaggtgtttttggaaaacgttattcgtgatgctgtcacctacactgaacacgctaagcgtaaaaccgtcaccgctatggatgtcgtctacgctttgaagagacaaggccgcactttgtacggtttcggcggttaa
- the LOC131996263 gene encoding histone H4, translating to MTGRGKGGKGLGKGGAKRHRKVLRDNIQGITKPAIRRLARRGGVKRISGLIYEETRGVLKVFLENVIRDAVTYTEHAKRKTVTAMDVVYALKRQGRTLYGFGG from the coding sequence atgactggtcgtggtaaaggtggcaaaggcttgggaaaaggtggcgctaaacgtcatcgtaaagtgttgcgtgataacatccaaggtatcaccaagcctgcaatcagacgtttggctcgtcgtggcggtgtaaagcgtatctctggattgatttacgaagaaacccgtggtgtcctgaaggtgtttttggaaaacgttattcgtgatgctgtcacctacactgaacacgctaagcgtaaaaccgtcaccgctatggatgtcgtctacgctttgaagagacaaggccgcactttgtacggtttcggcggttaa